One stretch of Rhinolophus ferrumequinum isolate MPI-CBG mRhiFer1 chromosome 5, mRhiFer1_v1.p, whole genome shotgun sequence DNA includes these proteins:
- the ZAR1 gene encoding zygote arrest protein 1 — protein MAALGDQVLDGYVFPACAAYSYPYPYLPTAKGKGLAGGGGWRHRGGDYPLASSSSSSAAPSFPGYGQLMAAEYFDSYQRAQLVALLSQMSPGLAPRPRRAGSRDMAVQVNPRRDVSVQCSLGRRTLPRRPRAPGTPGGSGPEGAAGGSASPRPARPGPEQGSPPSGGPRPVRFPRTVAVYSPVVSRRLTALLEGAETAAGEQRSRAPDGEPGPPPPRSRGPEQEEGSARKAPQRPQSKEEEEAEGRAAVRASWEQPGDPAGLPPREAREGEAALRPPPRSPEQPPPVGRAPDDEGERSSPRSPEPGSERLRFQFLEQKYGYYHCKECNIRWESAYVWCVQGTNKVYFKQFCRTCQKSYNPYRVEDITCQSCKQTRCSCSVKLRHVDPKRPHRQDLCGRCKGKRLSCDSTFSFKYII, from the exons ATGGCTGCCCTGGGGGACCAGGTGCTGGACGGTTACGTGTTCCCGGCCTGCGCCGCCTACTCGTACCCGTACCCCTACCTACCCACCGCCAAGGGTAAGGGCTTAGCGGGCGGGGGCGGCTGGCGGCACCGCGGCGGGGACTACCCTCTCGCGTCTTCCTCCTCGTCCTCTGCGGCCCCGTCCTTCCCGGGCTACGGGCAGCTGATGGCCGCCGAGTACTTCGACAGCTACCAGAGGGCGCAGCTCGTGGCCCTCCTGTCGCAGATGAGCCCGGGCCTGGCCCCGCGGCCCCGCAGGGCGGGCAGTCGGGACATGGCCGTGCAGGTGAACCCGCGGCGCGACGTCTCGGTGCAGTGCTCGCTGGGGCGGCGCACTCTGCCGCGCAGGCCCCGCGCCCCCGGAACCCCCGGCGGCTCCGGCCCCGAGGGCGCGGCCGGAGGCTCAGCATCCCCGCGGCCGGCCCGCCCGGGCCCGGAGCAGGGCAGCCCCCCGAGCGGCGGCCCGCGGCCCGTGCGCTTCCCGCGCACCGTCGCCGTGTACTCGCCCGTGGTGTCCCGCCGCCTCACCGCCTTACTAGAAGGGGCGGAGACCGCGGCGGGCGAGCAGAGGTCCAGGGCGCCGGACGGAGAGCCGGGGCCACCACCGCCGAGGTCTCGAGGCCCGGAGCAGGAAGAGGGGTCGGCGAGGAAGGCGCCCCAACGGCCGCAGtctaaggaggaggaggaggccgagGGCCGCGCCGCGGTGCGGGCGAGCTGGGAGCAGCCGGGGGACCCAGCAGGGCTGCCGCCGCGGGAGGCCCGGGAAGGCGAGGCGGCTCTGCGGCCCCCGCCCAGGAGCCCCGAGCAGCCGCCGCCGGTGGGAAGGGCCCCGGACGACGAGGGCGAGCGGTCGTCGCCGCGGAGCCCCGAGCCCGGCAGCGAGCGCCTGCGTTTCCAG TTCTTAGAGCAGAAATATGGCTATTATCACTGCAAGGAGTGTAACATCCGATGGGAAAGTGCCTATGTGTGGTGTGTACAGGGCACTAACAAG GTTTATTTCAAGCAGTTTTGCAGGACTTGTCAGAAGTCTTACAACCCTTACCGAGTGGAGGATATTACCTGTCAA AGCTGTAAACAGACTAGATGCTCCTGCTCAGTAAAACTTCGCCACGTTGACCCTAAACGGCCCCATCGTCAAGATTTGTGTGGGAGATGCAAAGGCAAACGCCTGTCCTGTGATAGCACTTTCAGCTTCAAGTATATCATTTAA
- the SLC10A4 gene encoding sodium/bile acid cotransporter 4, translated as MLGMDNVTLPFATSSLQTDNYTLLPNASSLSPSPDLPVTPASRASPSPGISLGPGPSVGFSPGPTPTPEPTTSSFADSDWVHLGASPFPGPWDPYEHPFWDTPLSHGLNVFVGAALCITMLGLGCTVDVNHFGAHVRRPVGALLAALCQFGFLPLLAFLLALIFSLDEVAAVAVLLCGCCPGGNLSNLMSLLVDGDMNLSIIMTISSTLLALVLMPLCLWIYSRAWINTPLVQLLPLGAVTLTLCSTLIPIGLGVFIRYKYNRVADYIVKVSLWSLLVTLVVLFIMTGTMLGPELLATIPAAVYVVAIFMPLAGYASGYGLATIFHLPPNCRRTVCLETGSQNVQLCTAILKLAFPPRFIGSMYMFPLLYALFQSAEAGVFVLIYKMYGSEILHKREPLDEDEDTDISYKKLKEEEMADTSYGTVKTDNLIMMETTQTSV; from the exons ATGCTCGGCATGGACAATGTCACCCTGCCTTTCGCCACGTCCTCTCTGCAGACGGACAACTACACCCTGTTGCCCAATGCCAGCAGCCTGAGCCCCAGCCCGGACTTACCTGTCACTCCTGCCTCCCGCGCGAGCCCCAGTCCCGGCATCAGTCTTGGGCCGGGTCCCAGCGTCGGTTTCAGCCCAGGCCCCACTCCGACTCCAGAGCCGACGACCAGCAGCTTCGCAGACAGCGATTGGGTTCACCTGGGCGCTTCCCCGTTCCCTGGGCCCTGGGACCCCTATGAGCACCCGTTTTGGGACACGCCGCTCAGCCACGGGCTGAACGTGTTCGTGGGCGCCGCCCTGTGCATCACCATGCTGGGCCTGGGCTGCACCGTGGACGTGAACCACTTCGGGGCGCACGTCCGGCGGCCCGTGGGCGCGCTGCTGGCCGCGCTCTGCCAGTTCGGCTTCCTGCCGCTGCTGGCCTTCCTGCTGGCACTGATCTTCTCGCTGGACGAGGTGGCCGCCGTGGCGGTGCTCCTGTGTGGCTGCTGTCCCGGAGGGAATCTCTCCAACCTTATGTCCCTGCTGGTTGACGGCGACATGAACCTCAG CATCATCATGACCATCTCCTCCACACTGCTGGCCCTGGTCTTGATGCCCCTGTGTCTGTGGATCTACAGCCGGGCTTGGATCAACACCCCTCTGGTGCAACTGCTACCCCTGGGGGCAGTCACCCTGACTCTCTGCAGCACTCTCATCCCAATTGGGTTGGGCGTCTTCATTCGCTATAAATACAACCGGGTGGCTGACTATATCGTGAAG GTTTCCCTGTGGTCTCTGCTAGTGACGCTGGTGGTCCTATTCATAATGACCGGCACTATGTTAGGACCTGAACTGCTGGCAACAATTCCTGCAGCTGTTTACGTGGTAGCAATTTTTATGCCTTTGGCAGGCTATGCCTCAGGCTACGGCTTAGCTACTATTTTCCATCTTCCACCCAACTGCAGGAGGACTGTATGCCTGGAAACAGGTAGCCAAAATGTGCAGCTCTGTACTGCCATTCTCAAGTTGGCCTTTCCACCACGATTCATCGGAAGTATGTACATGTTTCCCTTGCTTTATGCCCTTTTCCAGTCTGCAGAAGCaggggtttttgttttaatatataaaatgtatggaAGTGAAATATTGCACAAGCGGGAGCCTCTAGATGAAGATGAAGATACAGATATTTCTTATAAGAAactaaaagaagaggaaatggcagACACATCCTATGGCACAGTGAAAACAGATAATTTAATTATGATGGAAACTACTCAGACTTCTGTCTAA